Proteins encoded together in one Bradyrhizobium sp. PSBB068 window:
- a CDS encoding tripartite tricarboxylate transporter substrate binding protein BugD — protein sequence MLGRYLAAAAAAVLLLVTSAHAQDFPKRPITMIVPFTAGGTSDVIARAVADQMSAALGQSIIIENVGGAGGSTALTRAARAEPDGYTIAIGNAGTNAATYTIYPKLSFTPDSFAPIAVVAKTFGIVALRKDFPARDLKDFIDYAKKNPGKVNLGHAGVGSSNYLICKSFVHAAGIDVQLVGYRGAALALTDAIGSQIDGVCDAAASVSQAIDDKLVKAVVVGSTVRLASLPELPTSSEAGLPEFEAQGWNGLFAPKGTPPEIIARLNAAARTAVASDAVKKRFADLSTVAPDADELAPEVLQQLVARDVAKYRALLADDKK from the coding sequence ATGCTGGGACGGTACCTTGCCGCGGCCGCAGCCGCGGTTCTGCTGCTTGTGACATCGGCTCACGCCCAGGACTTCCCCAAGCGTCCGATCACGATGATCGTGCCGTTCACGGCCGGCGGCACCTCCGACGTGATCGCCCGCGCGGTCGCCGACCAGATGAGCGCGGCGCTCGGCCAGAGCATCATCATCGAGAATGTCGGCGGCGCGGGCGGCTCGACCGCGCTGACCCGCGCGGCGCGCGCCGAGCCGGACGGCTACACGATCGCGATCGGCAATGCCGGCACCAACGCCGCGACCTACACGATCTATCCAAAACTGTCGTTCACGCCGGACTCCTTCGCGCCGATCGCGGTGGTGGCGAAAACCTTCGGCATCGTCGCTTTGCGCAAGGATTTTCCGGCCAGGGACCTCAAGGACTTCATCGACTACGCCAAGAAGAACCCGGGGAAGGTCAATCTCGGCCATGCCGGCGTCGGCTCGTCGAATTATCTGATCTGCAAGAGCTTCGTGCATGCCGCCGGGATCGACGTGCAGCTGGTCGGCTATCGCGGCGCCGCGCTGGCGCTGACCGATGCGATCGGCAGCCAGATCGACGGCGTCTGCGATGCCGCGGCCTCGGTGTCGCAGGCGATCGACGACAAGCTCGTGAAGGCGGTCGTGGTCGGCTCGACGGTGCGGCTCGCCTCGCTGCCGGAGCTGCCGACCTCGAGCGAGGCCGGGCTGCCCGAGTTCGAGGCGCAGGGCTGGAACGGCCTGTTCGCGCCGAAGGGCACCCCGCCCGAGATCATCGCCAGGCTCAACGCCGCCGCACGCACCGCGGTCGCAAGCGACGCGGTGAAGAAGCGGTTCGCCGATCTGTCGACGGTCGCGCCGGACGCCGACGAGCTCGCGCCCGAGGTGCTGCAGCAACTCGTGGCCCGCGACGTCGCGAAATACCGCGCGCTGCTCGCCGACGACAAGAAGTAG